The Danaus plexippus chromosome 20, MEX_DaPlex, whole genome shotgun sequence sequence ataaaaatctttaggGTACACTGTTAGAAATTTTATCATGTTtatcaaatttctttaaattaaaaaaattaataaaattcttaaaatatcaaatgttgTTCTGAAAATGTAACCTTAACTTTCAGATCTTAAGcctattgattaaattatatgtctaTATACCTCTCTGATCTTTCAATAGATCTCTGTCACTTCCCAAATGTGTTCCTAAAcagaaatttgtaataatgacTCGTCCAGTTCTTtggtttaaaacaatattcccAAGCTTCAGGTCTCTGTGAACTATGTTTCTCTGAAAATGTTATGCATTAACTAAAGATgcaaatttataaagtaataattctCTGAGGACGAAAGTATTTTACAGTACATgccatacatttaattaatttttaaataattctgctCACCTTATGTAAATTAGCAACAACCCTAACTATATCATAAAAGATCAATATGGCTTCCTTTTCAGGAACTTTCTTCACTTTAGTAACATACTGTTGTAAATTAATGAGTTCACTACCCTTTTCACTAAATTGGTGTGCATTCACACAATCTAATACTAAAAATAGCCTTTGTCTCACACGACCAGTGTATATTAAGCCTGGCCCATTTGGGTTGGGAACCTCTTCAACAGCATGGTcctggaattttatttttaatatatcacatgaatataaacatataacgaCATCAAAAGATGTATTAATTCTACTGTTGATTAAGAAAATCCTTATTCAAATAACTActagttaaataaacattacttagAGAACACAcacttgtaattattaaacaaatattgccACTAACCTTAAACAATCCATGATGATGTATAACACCATCCTGGTCctttaataatgataacaaTGAATACTCCGTGTGCAGAAGCATTTTGCCTTGTCTGTCATCCTGTGTTTCAGTTTGCCCCTCGTTTCGAagggttaatatttttatttggtagAATTCATCAGTCTTTTCTTTACGAGCCAAACACTGCACTATGCTCTTAACAGGACTGGGTCCTAGTTTAGGTCCTAGTAAATAAGGGCCAGCTTTACGGACATGCTTATCCGGAACTGGGGTGCCAGGAGCAGGCACAtcgcttttattatatagcacTTTTGGTTTACGGGGAGAGTTCGGGCTTAACTTTTTCGAATTCTTGAGAACAGAACTAGACGTTGAACTTGCGTATGCAGAAACCCTCGCAATCTTTGGACTCGGTTGCAGTAACAAAGGTCGAGTTCGTTTACCATGATTAATACTAGTGCCAGGTTTTTCTTGATCCATAACTTTACTTCAACCAGCTGTAACGTTTCACTAAGAATTACAAAAagattttgatgtttttttttatgtttttactaagacattatattaaagacaAATACGAAAGTAAAACCAATgtcctttatttatttggacAAATCACACATTGAAATGTCTGTAatcattgaattataaaattgtttaaaaatctatacCACAGTATATAAAACTCTTCATCttgttttagtttaatattttctgtaatatgTATCTAGTTACAAATTAATGTTAgcaataactatttatttagacttcaaactatattttattgtactgCAGCAATATTaggaaatgattttaaaaataactatttcaatAGCAACACCAATGTATGATACAGACTTCTGATTTTGACAGATATTTTTAACCATGTTTTGTGAAGACCTATGCAGTTCCTGACTATATTTTGTGACATAACAACCAATAATATtgcgaaatatataaaaacataaaaaattgtaaataagaGGGCCTTCAAACATTATGTGGAAGGGCTTAAGAATAACACACACCCAGCTTTCTAAGCTACATTTTAATGGGCACAAACTTCAACCTGTTGGTGTACCCGCTTTAGATTCTGTATTAAGTGAGTGGTATGAGTTTTGCAACAAGCCGCCTAAaggatttgaaaaatatttcaaaccgGGACCCAgtcaaaaacaacaaaaaaaaccgGAGAAAGATGAATCTCCAGCACCGTCAAAAAGTACGCCGCCACCATCTAAGCCGAGCTCTTCACAAGAGaaatggaatataaatatgttttctaaCACTGGTGGTGGTAGAGGTTCCGGCCGAGGAGGCTATGATGGTCAGGACAAAGAAAAGTGGATGATGTTCGGCGCTGTGGGCGTTGTAACCTTACTTGCTTCCATCGCATACTTCGAACTAAGATACAGAGAAATAAGCTGGCgagattttgtaaatttatatttaaataaaggagCAGTCGAAAAGTtggaagtaattaataaaaaatgggtTCGTGTCCGATTAAATCCAGGATCAGCACTCGAAGGGAAAATTATTTGGTTTGCCATAGGCAGTGTTGATTCATTTGAGAGAAATTTAGAAAATGCACAAATAGAAATGAGTGTTGAACCACCAAACTTCGTCCCTGTTATTTATAAGACTGAAGTTGAGGCTGCGAGTTTAACTGGAATGCTGCCGACATTATTGATAATTggttttttgatatatatgatGAGAAGATCAGCTGATATGATGGGCAGAGGCGGGCGGAAGGGTGGAGGACTGTTTGGTGGTGTTATGGAATCAACCGCTAAACTTATTAACCCAACAGATATTGGTGTGAAGTTCCAAGATGTAGCTGGATGTGAAGAGGCAAAAATTGAGATTATggaatttgttaattttcttaaaaatccCCAGCAGTATATAGACTTAGGAGCTAAAATACCCAAAGGTGCATTACTAACAGGACCTCCTGGTACAGGTAAAACACTTCTCGCTAAAGCCACAGCCGGCGAAGCCAACGTCCCTTTCATAACTGTCTCTGGTTCTGAATTTTTGGAGATGTTTGTCGGTGTTGGTCCTTCAAGGGTTCGTGATATGTTTTCTATGGCTCGGAAACATGCACCATGCATCCTATTCATCGATGAAATTGATGCTGTTGGTAGAAAGAGAGGAGGTCGCAGTTTTGGAGGTCACTCTGAACAGGAAAACACACTTAACCAACTTTTAGTTGAAATGGATGGTTTTAATACAACAACCAATGTTGTTGTGTTAGCTGCAACCAATCGAGTGGATATTTTGGATAAAGCTCTGTTAAGACCCGGTAGATTTGATCGTCAGATCTTCGTCCCGGCTCCAGACATAAAGGGTAGGGCTTCCATATTCAAAGTACATCTTACACCACTGAAGACTACTTTGAATAAGGAAAATTTGGCTCGTAAAATGGCTGCATTGACACCAGGTTTgtatatttctcaataaatatattatatacaattatgttacaattaacttcaatagtaatattaatcatatgGTCTCTTCCTCATTCTTTTAACatgtataaaagtattaaaacaatatatatatatcaactaaatatttgtttatatatatataaactaaatattacagttcttatattacttaatttctgTATTAGTAAATTAAGCAATTTACTAATACAGAAATTAAGTCTTAGTAAGCACTTAGTATTAATGTTCCTCTCCAAttgtaaactataaaaattcgccatgtttcataaatattctaGATTATtgatatacaaacaaatacttaaataagtttataaattactttgcaGTTTATGAGAATGTAACAAACAGCGTTACATACAGCAATCTTTCCTAgtactttcaaataaaatatgtatatatatttcaagaatTGCTACTGTAATTCACTGTATTTGAGGCACATTagcaaatttttcattcagtttagtttaaatatagtGTCGTTattgcttataatataattttagaaatatcaatcacattttaattaaagaattacttttaataaattacaatataaaaactccAAAACACACTCAAACATTTTtggagttaaaaaaaactattcttatATCGATCTTAATGACTATTATTCaacttttataactaatacacTAAACTAGaattacacacatatatataatcaaacatCAATATTTTGCTATAATTTGTTCTAATGaggtttttttctatttccagGATTTACTGGAGCTGATATTGCCAATGTATGCAATGAAGCAGCGCTGATTGCAGCTAGAGAATTAGCTAACGACATCACAATGAAAAACTTTGAACAAGCAATTGAGAGAGTTGTCGCTGGCATGGAAAAGAAATCCAATGTCCTACAACCTGATGAGAGGAAGATTGTAGCATACCATGAAGCGGGTCACGCGGTTGCTGGGTGGTTTCTACAACATGCTGACCCACTACTGAAGGTCTCCATCATCCCTAGAGGCAAAGGTCTAGGTTACGCACAGTACTTACCAAAAGAACAGTATTTGTACAGTAAGGAACAACTCTTTGACAGAATGTGCATGACCCTGGGTGGCAGAGTTAGTGAAGAAATTTTCTTTGGTCGAATCACTACTGGTGCTCAGGATGACTTGAAGAAGATAACGCAGAGTGCTTACGCTCAAATTGTGCATTACGGTATGAATGCTAAAGTTGGAAATGTGTCATTCGAAATGCCCCAACCAGGCGAAATGGTTATCGATAAACCGTACTCAGAGAAGACGGCGGAGTTGATTGATTCAGAAGTAAGAGATTTGATCAACTCAGCCCACAAACATACAACCGATCTTTTGATAAAACACAAACCGAACATCGAAAAAGTTGCGGAGAGACTCTTGaaacaagaaatattaagCAGGGACGACATGATCGAACTCTTAGGCCCAAGACCCTTCCCAGAGAAGAGTACTTATGAAGAATTTGTTGAAGGCACTGGATCGCTGGAAGAAGACACGACTTTGCCCGAGGGTTTAAAGAATTGGAACAAAGAGAAACAGCCAACAATACCTCCACCTCAATCTATACCAGGAGCgagtaaaaattaagatacTGTATTGTAGTAGATTGTTGAGTTTATAGtcattttatgtgaaataaatagattaccTTTAAGAATTAAAGgctttttttgttgtaattattgtttgtatgaCTAGTATTTTTGAAGTGCAGCACGGACTTTCGAAACCGTATAAATACATCCCAAATCATTCAAACAACTCAATAGTAAAACCatattttgtacaatttttcaaatgtactgtgatggcatttttttttaaatacagagATTGTATgcttcttaataaataaattcttctgacaattgtctatttttataatacagagGATTTAAATAACGTACCACATTTTCGAGtaccaatatatttaattggcCACTGgcagaaatcaaaaaaattacatttacctCCCCTctacgtaatttattttgaagggCGAGCACTTTCACACATTCGCGTTTGTAGACGAGATGTCGCCAAAGTAATAAGTGACTGTGCCTGTCCTGTACATAGATAAGAAGGAACaacttcaacaaaaaaaaaacagggttatattaaaattataatatgaaaatattcaaatattgacTGAATTTACATCCAGCCTTctttctgtttatttaaatattcactaCCATTACTTTATACATCACCAATTTCTTAAGTAAATTCAGttttttgtacaatataaaaagaatcttatattaaatctatgttTACACGCGGGTTGTGTACAACACGCCCGCATTCTCATTAAACTTGATCTAACCGAGCGAACgagaaataagaaatttaacaaaataattaaaattatggtaATTATTACATGTACCTATGCTATTTTATGTTCAAcattttatgtcaatattcaattattatctattcttaattctatcctattatataacattataaatgatgAAAAGGTATCTGCGCGATATCATTCAACAATAATCCATTAACAATTCGAAATCCATTCACATCTATcaaacagaaaattaaaactaatctcAGTAACAACGAAACATACGACGGTCAATGACAGTCTCTGATTTTTTCTCCTTTTGGTTTCCGCCCCCTCTTTTTGCCGGAAGTGACGCCGGCGAGAACCATCGCAGCCCTTTTAGCAACGCAAGATTTACAAAACCAGTCTTCCGTGGCCCCCGGATCCTCCGTGATTCCAACACAGATCCAATGGTACCACCCATCGCATCCGTCACAACCTATCATCGGCGAGCCATTGTCTGGCCGTCCACAAGCGGGACATACCCATATTTTGTTTCCTTGTTCGTCCACATAATATGGTGTTGGAAGTGGTCCGGTTGGTTTTTCTACAGAAACTGGTGCCGGCGCTTGCGGTTCATCTGATATCGTAGCTGGCTCGTCTTCAAAATCTTCGTTATTACCTTTCTTCGACAAAGGTTTTATCAagattcttttatatttagaatgacTCGAGGGTGGACGATTCTTTCTTTGCGGCGAACCAGGTATAGGCGGAGGCGATTGTGATTCTAACGGCTCTGAAACATGATTATGTTTAGAATGTCTCTGCTTTGGTGGCCTCGTTACTAAGGCAGATATTTGGGCTAATTCTGGGGACCGACTGTGCTCTCGTGATACGGATTCCTCTTTAATAGGAGATGTCTCTTCCTCTTCTTTCTTTACAACAggctttatatttagtttatatacatCTGGAGAGCTGGGTGGCATCGGTGAATTTGAGTTGGAAGAAGCTAGTTTAAGGGTAAGTTTAGGCACGAGACCATCTGCCgacttttctttctttttctctttcttttctttctttattctaTCTTTAATTTCCTGTCTCTCTTCCTTATCCTTTTTCTTTTCAGAcctatctttatttttgtcttttttatccttcttcttttttattttaatgccaTCCTTATCTCGTTTTTCCTTTTTATGAGACTTGTCTTTCTTCTTCTCTATATTATCCGGGTCTTGAGAAATTTCTGGAGCAGAATGTTTGACTGGCGTTGGTTCAGGAATTGGGAGCGGTTCAGGTTTAGAAACAACGGCTTGTGGTTCTGGTGTGGGTATTCGAAGTGGCGTTGGATTTTCTCGTGGTGGTTCAGGTCTAACTGGCTCTTTAGGAGGATTCAATTCAATCGTTATATCCGGCTGTACGGGtggcattttatatatacttgaCTTATGATCCTTATTTGATTTAGATTtctgtttttgtaaaatatttggaatGGTTGGAGATTTGTGCTTATCATGACGATCTTTGTCGCGCCCCGTCATTGCTGATTTATGCATCATCCTGTCTTCTTCGTTTTCAACAGGTATAACCTCTAAACTTGGACGTCTAAGCATTGGCGGTATTTTTACAGGAGACGATCGCGAAGAATGAGGAAAGTTACCCATCGGCATAAGATGATTGGGGATACCGGGGCCGAGACCACCTGGTAGAAAACTTGATCCTGGTATAAGCCCTGGTCCGCCTGCCCCTACAGCAAAAGGATTACCAAGGATATTTGGGGGTTGTAAACCTCTTAGTGCAGGGTTGTTAGTCAAACCAGCTAAAAAGTCCCCACCAGGTATTAAGCCATGACTAGGTATTAATCCCGGACCTGGCATCATTCCCCGTCCTGGTGGCATGTTAGGAAAGAATGGAAAACCAGGTGGCATTTGtggtaattttaaatcatttttaagcCTATTAGACTTAACTGActtttcacttttaattttagactTTTTCTTTTCTACCATTGGCATCATTTCAAAGGCCAACTGTTGATGCTGTTTTTTGAGTTTTGCTTCTAATTTCGCtgctttatcttttttatctttatgtttCTTTTCCTTCTTCAATTTTGGACTGACACTAGCAATATCTTTGGGAAAAGGTACTTGtaacgatttatttattgaaaggcCAACTGATTTTGGCTCAGGGGATGTATTTCTAGAATGAGGCACTGGTTGAGCATCCAATGAATCATCATCAATGTTGATAATTTCGTGAGACCTAATATCTATTTCTCGCGACAAATCAACTGGACTGTTATTATTGTTCACATATTCGGCACTTTTAACTCGGTTTTCACTTATTTCATGTGATGAATTCTGCAACCTTGAAATTGTTGTATCTGGctgtgaaaataatttttcaggaACAACTTCTGGTGTATGCTTTTCTTCTTTAGATTTGTTcgatattcttttaaatatattaatctttgATCTATCTGGCTGAGATGCTAACTTTTCTTCTTCATCTATAACCTCTTTTTTGATTTGAACATCCGGAATAAGAGAAATTGTGGAAGATTGATGTTTGTGAGTAGTTAAAGAATTGGAAACGAGCGGAGATTTTgaaattggtatttttttaggtACCGGAATTGAATCTTCAGCAGGTAGAGATGGCCGAGTTGTGACAGGTGGGGGTGGATCTATTGGTTCCTGTTTTATAACTGGCCTGATAGGTTCTTGTATTGTAACAGGTGGCGGTGTTGGTAAAGGTATAGGTGGTGGTGGCATTGTTGGTCTTACAGGTGCTTGTAAAGGCCTTGGCGCAGGCATTGTCACGTGATTATGATGCGTTGGATGAACGTCTTTACTTTTCATTGGATATCCCGGAGGATACCTCTCCAATTTACTACTATCTTTAGATTTACTACCCTCACCTTTATGACTCTTatcttttcttttacttttcataatttttccaTTAATTAACTTACTCTTCTTCGATTTCTTATCAATTTTATCTAACATTGGTACTTTAATTGCATTTGAATGGTGTGAATTCACTTTATGCTTGTCATGATGTCTTTCAGAAATAATAGTAGGAGGCTTAGCTTCTGGTAATTTACCTTCTCTAGCTGGTGAAAGAAAACCTGACATAGTCATCATAACACTGCTAATTTCCCTTGTCCTTTCCTCTTCATCCAGTCGTAACCTTGGTCTTTTACTATTTGGTAATGAAACTGGATCAATAGGCctcttaaatatatctttaggtTTTTCTGGACTGTCTGTGACAGATATTTCAGGACTTGTACAGGACACATTAGCATCAACATTATCAATACCATTTTGCCGAATTTCAACTGTTCCTGCAACAACAGGTGTATCTCTTTCTTTCTCTGGGTACATAGGAGGCAAGTGCTCATGCACATGCATAGGTCTTGTAACTACCTCATAACTGCCAGGCTtaaggaaatttaaattagattcTTTAGGTTTTGGGAATCTTTCTGTTTTAACAGGAGGTGGAACGGGAGGCACAGATCTAGTATACTCTCCTAATTCTGGCAATTGGATGTGAAGGTCACGAAACACTAACCCTAGGTCATTCAAGTTTGGTTCAGTCCTATTAAATTGTTCGGCGTATCGGTTAGCTTGAGTGCCCAAAGTACAAATGTACTTTTCCAAAACATGCACTAAAATGTCGAGTGGCGTAGAGTTTATCCCATTCCATCCTATAGTTTGGCATACTTGGGCAACATTCCTCCGTAATATCTCTCGGGCGTACGCCTCTGACATTATGACACCAACAAAGTTATCTGGAACAAACGtataaattaagattaaagCCGAAAAAACACCTTCAAATAATGTAAGCGTAAATTGCTGTTCATAACTAACAAAATCACTATGAAAACATTAACCTGCACATATGATAGAACACTTAAAACAGCAAATCTCATGATTTTCATACCTGCAAGTGTCTAGTAGTACAGAGACAATATCCCAAACAGGTGAATACTTGAAGTTTGGAACAACCATGTATGCTTTGCtacaatattcaaaattcacggataaattattataacacatttaGGGTTTACCATGCAAAGTAACGAAGTGTTTACGtaaaaacttctcagcattctaCAAACACAGTGCCCCGTGCGCCATGATTGCATTTTGGGTTGTCAATGTTTAGTGTTGCaagagaataataaatataatggcgGTCAATTATAGTCTCGTTcactgaaaagtattttttatgatttttggaCTAAACAACAAATCATACAAGTCTATATTTTTACGACCTAATATTCTTAaagtataacttttatttacttatcaagttaataattataacaataattcaaaaagagagtatttaattatttttttcagttatgTTCTTGTGTTAGGATTaagttatatgataaaattttatataaatattaatttattgcgtcctatattttaaaacaagaattaaattaattacataaataatcgACCTATTTAACCTCATAGAAGAGTAGACAAATTTGTGCTATTGAGGCATGCACCTTAACTTTTATCTTGCTTATTTAGATGAATTGTTtaggtaaattataaatcttagCGAGGGTGATATCCATTAGCTCCAGAGGttcttaactttttatttaatagatttatatttttaagcatattcataataaaaggaaattaaaaaaaaaaagttttcacatCTTCATGAATACATCTCTACGAATGTGGTATGTTCCTTCCACTTAAGAGTTACACATAGTTAATGTTCTCTCCTTttacctttttaaaatatattttaaaatttttaaatatagtaacaCTAAATTTGGCTGTCCCAATGTAATGACACTATGTCAAACAAAACCGCAAATGGTAGTCTGACGATGTGCTTTTCGTTGTAGCAATTTTCGTAAATAAGTTTactatttaaacttataacacAGAATAGTgcgaatttaaaaaagtgCATTTCTTTGctcaaaaaatatcatatttttcacTTAACCACATAAAAAGGTACGTGATACGTTTTGTCCTTTTGAAACTGGGCTGAAATAAAAGGACATTgtatgaaaactaaaaaaatgaCCACATCGTCGGAGGACGTTCTTTTGAGTGTAGGACATGTAAGGTATAAAAAGGGCGATGGCACTTTGTATGTGATGAACCAAAGATTGGCTTGGATGCTTGAGAACAAGGACACTGTTGCTGTCTCTCACAAGTATGCagatataaaaagtaagttACATTTcagatatgtattataaaggTTTACTAAtaggtttataatattatggtgTGAATAGTGAAATGTAGTTTTATGGAATATCAAATTCgagttttcaaaatttttatttctttacccTGTATTgtgtaatatacataaaaatcttacaACAACCTTTGCTCACATGTTTCTtaacttgtatataatattttgtcatcTGTGAAATgtgtataactttttatttactttccagCTCAAAAAATCTCACCAGCTGGAAAACCAAAAGTTCAACTACAAGTGGTGTTACATGATGGGGCATGTTCCACATTTCATTTTGTCAATCCGGCCGGGGCAGAGGCTCAGGCTAAAGACAGGGACCaagttaaaatgttattacagAATCTATTACCCAAGTTTAAGAGACAGATAGACGGAGAGTTGGAGATGAAATCTAAgtatgctttatttttttaaatataaaacttactaCTAAAAAGtatcttaattatatgtaaaaaggtaatagtttaaaattaacaaaaaaaaaaataatttaatgaaacaaacagTTTTGAAATAGTTCTGTAcctattatgtaaatttttacagGCTACTGTCGTTACATCCCACATTAAAGCATTTATATGAAGATCTAGTTATATcgaaagttataaatagtgaaGAGTATTGGAATACGCCGACATTGAAACATTACACAGAATCTACTAACATGAAACAAGAGGCCGGtgagatatttgtttaatgtatttattgaagTCAGAAATaggtaatatatgttttataatacatttttgaagCAATTTATACACTCAATACACttttgttgatataaaattttgaatggtACAACAACAATTTGAagttacatatttaaagtgtGTTGTTTGTTGTAGGCGTGTCGGGTGCGTTTCTAGCCGATATACAGCCGCAGACTGATGGATGCAATGGACTTAAGTATAACCTGACGCAGGACATTATAGATGCCATATTCAAAACATATCCGGCGGTTAGGAAGAAACATGTGGATTATGTGCCAAATAAGATGACAGAGGCTGAGTTTTGGACAAAATTCTTTCAATCCCATTACTTTCATAGGTTTGTAGAGATTTTCGTTTGTTTTTGAAATGCGAAGGTTTTGatactaaaagaaaataatgtgttgttttaattttcacaattAGTGGTAGTTTTGATCATTTTGTCATTGCCAAGgttaatagatattttgtaTGACATCACTCCTgtcttaatatcaaaaaaaatcgtGAAATGTCTAATTCTGACTATAATATGCTTGTACGCCATGTTCCTAATTTTTTTGCAACAACGGACGCCATAAGCTTCATATCTTAGAAACGGTTGAACTAGTTAATGACAAAATTTAACTTTGTAAACACTATCATTGTCACCAGTGGtgttaatatatgaatataattttgcattGTCATGTCATTTGACATTGTCCCATCAAATTTAATACCGGCCCTACCAAATTTTGATAGAGCCCCATAAAGGACAAGGTAAAGCCCAGACTTATTCCTGTtctcataatttaatacatgtattgtaaaaaactaaacaGTAATAAAGATGGCTGCCTctgttaattgatataaacaattataaatttattaagataataagcaattataaaattccaaAGTAATAAACATTCACAATAATCATATTATCGTTGTTTATCTGCCTGAACATATTGTGtagattatataaacttaaaaaactttaatgatTCGAAGGGCTAACGTTTGTAAACATATGAATTgttttgtagaaataaaataatattggtcTAATAATTTCGTACTTAATTTCGCGCCGTAAGCCGTAGCCTCCATAGCTCAGGGGTTAGAGCACTTGTCTTGTAAACAAGGGGTCGAGAGTTCGAATCTCTCTGGAGGCAAGGAACATAGTTTTGAATTTGTAGTTTTATATCGTTATAGAGCGGTTATTATGAATTTACGGTGACTATTTTCTAATTACAGTTTGTACAATTCCAtctttttgaaatatgtaatatacttGACCGAGTACTTCAtacgtttctttttatttttttaatagtcacatttttattactttcgaCCTTTTTGTGtcatattttgttacttaaattcttttatgtgTGTCACATGgtctttatttgtatgttaaaattttaaaaaatagatgTTCTTTCTCGTTTCGTCCTTTCTGCCATTGATAATAGAgggattttatataacttaaatttattaaaacaaatacttttcATCCAGAAAGAGTAATAAAAATCGGTTACGTAAATTCCATTCCAAAGgattccattaaaataattcgttatataatttatgtgaaaTTAGAAACATCGAATAAGCTTCAGGTTTTTGGTaacatgttaataatatatttagaattaactttcatttttatgaaCATGTGATGGTACAACTTTAG is a genomic window containing:
- the LOC116774105 gene encoding AFG3-like protein 2, with amino-acid sequence MWKGLRITHTQLSKLHFNGHKLQPVGVPALDSVLSEWYEFCNKPPKGFEKYFKPGPSQKQQKKPEKDESPAPSKSTPPPSKPSSSQEKWNINMFSNTGGGRGSGRGGYDGQDKEKWMMFGAVGVVTLLASIAYFELRYREISWRDFVNLYLNKGAVEKLEVINKKWVRVRLNPGSALEGKIIWFAIGSVDSFERNLENAQIEMSVEPPNFVPVIYKTEVEAASLTGMLPTLLIIGFLIYMMRRSADMMGRGGRKGGGLFGGVMESTAKLINPTDIGVKFQDVAGCEEAKIEIMEFVNFLKNPQQYIDLGAKIPKGALLTGPPGTGKTLLAKATAGEANVPFITVSGSEFLEMFVGVGPSRVRDMFSMARKHAPCILFIDEIDAVGRKRGGRSFGGHSEQENTLNQLLVEMDGFNTTTNVVVLAATNRVDILDKALLRPGRFDRQIFVPAPDIKGRASIFKVHLTPLKTTLNKENLARKMAALTPGFTGADIANVCNEAALIAARELANDITMKNFEQAIERVVAGMEKKSNVLQPDERKIVAYHEAGHAVAGWFLQHADPLLKVSIIPRGKGLGYAQYLPKEQYLYSKEQLFDRMCMTLGGRVSEEIFFGRITTGAQDDLKKITQSAYAQIVHYGMNAKVGNVSFEMPQPGEMVIDKPYSEKTAELIDSEVRDLINSAHKHTTDLLIKHKPNIEKVAERLLKQEILSRDDMIELLGPRPFPEKSTYEEFVEGTGSLEEDTTLPEGLKNWNKEKQPTIPPPQSIPGASKN
- the LOC116774104 gene encoding transcription initiation factor TFIID subunit 3, coding for MSEAYAREILRRNVAQVCQTIGWNGINSTPLDILVHVLEKYICTLGTQANRYAEQFNRTEPNLNDLGLVFRDLHIQLPELGEYTRSVPPVPPPVKTERFPKPKESNLNFLKPGSYEVVTRPMHVHEHLPPMYPEKERDTPVVAGTVEIRQNGIDNVDANVSCTSPEISVTDSPEKPKDIFKRPIDPVSLPNSKRPRLRLDEEERTREISSVMMTMSGFLSPAREGKLPEAKPPTIISERHHDKHKVNSHHSNAIKVPMLDKIDKKSKKSKLINGKIMKSKRKDKSHKGEGSKSKDSSKLERYPPGYPMKSKDVHPTHHNHVTMPAPRPLQAPVRPTMPPPPIPLPTPPPVTIQEPIRPVIKQEPIDPPPPVTTRPSLPAEDSIPVPKKIPISKSPLVSNSLTTHKHQSSTISLIPDVQIKKEVIDEEEKLASQPDRSKINIFKRISNKSKEEKHTPEVVPEKLFSQPDTTISRLQNSSHEISENRVKSAEYVNNNNSPVDLSREIDIRSHEIINIDDDSLDAQPVPHSRNTSPEPKSVGLSINKSLQVPFPKDIASVSPKLKKEKKHKDKKDKAAKLEAKLKKQHQQLAFEMMPMVEKKKSKIKSEKSVKSNRLKNDLKLPQMPPGFPFFPNMPPGRGMMPGPGLIPSHGLIPGGDFLAGLTNNPALRGLQPPNILGNPFAVGAGGPGLIPGSSFLPGGLGPGIPNHLMPMGNFPHSSRSSPVKIPPMLRRPSLEVIPVENEEDRMMHKSAMTGRDKDRHDKHKSPTIPNILQKQKSKSNKDHKSSIYKMPPVQPDITIELNPPKEPVRPEPPRENPTPLRIPTPEPQAVVSKPEPLPIPEPTPVKHSAPEISQDPDNIEKKKDKSHKKEKRDKDGIKIKKKKDKKDKNKDRSEKKKDKEERQEIKDRIKKEKKEKKKEKSADGLVPKLTLKLASSNSNSPMPPSSPDVYKLNIKPVVKKEEEETSPIKEESVSREHSRSPELAQISALVTRPPKQRHSKHNHVSEPLESQSPPPIPGSPQRKNRPPSSHSKYKRILIKPLSKKGNNEDFEDEPATISDEPQAPAPVSVEKPTGPLPTPYYVDEQGNKIWVCPACGRPDNGSPMIGCDGCDGWYHWICVGITEDPGATEDWFCKSCVAKRAAMVLAGVTSGKKRGRKPKGEKIRDCH